A region from the Maniola jurtina chromosome 20, ilManJurt1.1, whole genome shotgun sequence genome encodes:
- the LOC123875994 gene encoding uncharacterized protein LOC123875994, whose translation MSKLHELVKKRGSYKGRLTKFENYVSSLKSVSDCSQVDKLELKLRMNKIETIYNEFDEVQTSIECLSLSEEEQQNQSLQRSEFETQYFSVMARAQQLCDAFKRKERSFNHGDNASVCSDSSSSDQESVVKVKQTKSVVRGVKLPTINIPKYSGDCGNWLEFRDTFISLIHDNSSISNIQKFHYLRASLEGSAAQIICSLEFSASNYCLAWNALCERYDNTRLLVQNHIKAIFEHESIKKESASSLRVLIDMYNKNLRALQILGEPTGTWDTLIIYIICQKLDSRTLRDWEEHKATHKQVNLEIFSKFLKNKADLLETIENNNNKPETTSRSHTTRNVKSLASVANPTPKIFKCPLDQGEHPLYKCDSFIRMKVPEREQFVKTNRLCRNCFRLGHTERLCRLGPCRQCTLKHNSLLHPNSAPEISTPPAAAISLSSSCCQPGEVLLATAIIKIRDANNVYHDVKAVLDSGSQASFISEHLLNKLKLNFDNIKFKVSGINNLVSTITKRCQAVIQSRLNSYQTKVSFLVLPDISSSLRKSLKPNLYNIPPEIKLADPEFYNPSSVDLLLGADIFWDLLCTNKIYLGKNSPVLQDTKFGYVISGPTGTTNIQTISCNFSQFDSIQEQLAKFWTIEELESSDKDASLNDNDLCENHFKQHMSRDADGRFSVGIPMKGDESTLGDSFQRAKLSFLSLEKRLQKQSTLKAMYIDFMNEYKNLGHMSESDINNLHTNSYFMPHHGVLREQSTTTKLRVVFNASAPSSSGVSSNDLQLIGPTIQSDLLSILLRFRQHRYVLAGDIEKMYRQVLINLNQRHLQQIVWRDDPFMPLKSYNLNTVTYGTASAPFLAVRCLKQLADECENADIGRIIREDFYVDDLITGCDTVEGLLQIRKQITQVLASGCFNLRKFKSNVSTCSDDSSAINNNGTVDFSEHEPSKTLGLIWSPSTDELLFNIKNYVPSNADVTKRVLLSTIAQIFDPLGLISIFTINGKNILQRLWLHKLNWDDPIPEDVLNSWSKFFKSLNQLNDLKIPRHVVCHNPQDIQFHIFCDASKDAYGACVYVRSVSTTGAVKVHLLCSKTRVSPIKPTSMPRLELCGASMAAKLLEKVLTTTRLPYSSCFLWTDSSVVLSWLKTQPNKLKQFVRNRVSDILERTKNYPWRHVPTASNPADLLSRGVGSNQPNKLNFWLNGPNFLLDNENNWPNKTFKYIESDLPEVVSAVALSAEPSERLPFSRFSNLLKLKNTCAYILRFINNCRKSKSDRLLGPLTLGEKQQAFNTLIKLSQFECFPEYYTIALGKPLPTKNKLLSLSPFVDDSGLLRVGGRIKNGNFSFDKKHPILITSTHPLTKLIFQSEHFRLMHAGPQLLLASIREQFWPLGGRNLAKSTVHKCHRCFRMKAQSTSPVMGNLPRQRLQPGYPFQTSGMDYAGPIIALNRKGRGCRTIKVYVAIFVCFATKGCHLELVTDLSKDSFLSALRRFIARRSRPSTLFSDNGTQFVGARNDLYKFLKSNSDSIVNSMSDEGIEFKFIPAYAPHMGGLWESGVRSFKSHLNRVLGNAHLDFEDLYTVLVQIEAILNSRPLTPLSNDPQDLTPLTPGHFLVGRPLTALPMPELLHIKEHRLTRFERLEQMRQHFWSRWHKEYIAELQQRTKWQTSKGLVLQEGTLALIKDEALPPMKWSLGRVIKVHPGSDGVSRVADLQTSKGVVRRAFNRICPLPGEDVNDS comes from the coding sequence atgtcaaaattacATGAATTAGTAAAGAAAAGAGGTTCATATAAGGGTCGGCTAACTAAATTTGAGAATTATGTAAGTAGCTTAAAGAGTGTATCTGACTGCAGTCAAGTTGATAAGTTAGAATTGAAACTTCGCATGAATAAAATAGAAACTATATATAATGAGTTTGATGAGGTTCAAACCAGCATTGAGTGCTTATCATTGTCTGAAGAAGAACAACAGAACCAGTCTTTGCAGAGGTCTGAATTTGAAACCCAGTATTTCTCAGTAATGGCTAGGGCTCAACAACTTTGCGATGCgttcaaaagaaaagaaaggtCATTCAATCATGGTGATAATGCCTCGGTTTGTTCTGATTCCTCCTCTAGTGATCAGGAAAGTGTTGTGAAGGTGAAGCAGACAAAGAGTGTTGTTAGGGGAGTGAAATTACCTACAATAAACATACCCAAATACAGTGGCGATTGTGGAAACTGGCTCGAGTTCCGTGACACTTTTATTTCACTTATCCATGATAACTCGAGTATTAGTAATATTCAGAAGTTTCACTACCTACGTGCGTCTTTAGAGGGCAGTGCAGCTCAGATCATTTGCTCATTAGAGTTTTCTGCATCTAACTATTGCTTAGCTTGGAATGCACTATGCGAGCGGTATGACAACACACGTCTATTAGTGCAAAACCACATTAAGGCTATTTTTGAACATGAATCTATTAAAAAGGAATCTGCATCTTCTCTACGTGTACTCATTGATATGTACAATAAAAACTTACGTGCATTACAAATTCTCGGTGAACCAACAGGGACTTGGGATACtttaataatttacattatttgtcaaaaattagaCAGCCGTACTTTACGAGATTGGGAGGAACATAAGGCCACCCACAAACAAgtaaatttagaaattttttccaaatttttaaaaaataaagctgACTTATTAGAAACTATCGAAAACAATAATAACAAACCGGAAACTACATCTAGGTCTCATACTACTAGAAATGTCAAAAGTTTAGCTTCAGTTGCAAACCCTACAcctaaaatttttaaatgtcCATTGGACCAGGGAGAGCATCCACTTTACAAATGTGATTCATTCATACGTATGAAGGTACCAGAACGCGAACAGTTTGTAAAAACAAACAGGCTATGCCGAAATTGTTTTAGATTAGGTCACACTGAGCGTTTATGCAGGCTAGGCCCATGCCGTCAGTGTACCCTTAAACATAATTCGCTGTTGCATCCTAATTCTGCCCCTGAAATCTCGACTCCACCTGCAGCTGCGATAAGTCTTTCATCATCATGTTGCCAACCCGGTGAAGTGCTTTTAGCTACTGCCATCATTAAGATTCGAGATGCCAACAATGTATATCATGATGTAAAGGCAGTTTTAGATTCTGGTAGTCAAGCCTCTTTTATTTCTGAACATCTTCTAAATAAGCTAAAGTTGAATTTTGATAACATTAAATTTAAAGTCTCCGGAATCAATAATTTAGTTTCTACCATAACAAAACGTTGTCAAGCAGTAATACAGTCCAGACTCAATTCGTATCAGACAAAGGTTTCTTTTCTAGTGTTACCAGACATAAGTTCATCTCTAAGAAAATCATTAAAACCAAATTTATACAACATTCCCCCCGAAATAAAATTGGCAGATCCAGAATTCTACAATCCGTCTAGCGTTGACTTACTGTTAGGCGCAGACATTTTCTGGGACTTGCTCTGCACAAACAAAATCTATTTAGGCAAAAATTCTCCAGTGCTTCAAGATACTAAGTTCGGCTATGTAATATCCGGGCCCACTGGAacgacaaacatacaaacaattTCATGCAATTTTTCTCAATTCGATTCAATACAAGAACAACTCGCTAAATTTTGGACTATTGAAGAGTTAGAAAGTTCTGACAAAGATGCATCTTTGAACGACAATGATCTTTGTGAGAACCATTTCAAACAACACATGTCCCGAGATGCAGATGGAAGATTTTCTGTAGGCATTCCGATGAAAGGAGATGAGTCTACTCTAGGAGACTCATTCCAACGCGCTAAATTAAGTTTTCTTTCGTTAGAAAAGAGACTACAAAAACAATCTACACTTAAGGCAATGTACATCGACTTTATGAATGAATACAAAAATTTAGGTCACATGTCTGAAAGTGACATAAACAATTTACACACAAATTCATACTTCATGCCACATCATGGCGTTTTACGCGAACAAAGCACTACAACAAAATTACGAGTGGTCTTCAATGCGAGCGCTCCCTCATCTAGTGGAGTGTCATCGAACGATTTACAACTAATTGGACCCACAATCCAGAGTGATTTACTCTCAATTCTACTTCGATTTCGACAACATCGATATGTACTGGCAGGTGACATCGAGAAGATGTACCGCCAGGTATTAATCAATTTAAATCAGCGTCATCTTCAACAAATTGTCTGGCGAGACGATCCCTTCATGCCACTAAAAAGTTATAACTTAAATACGGTTACATACGGGACGGCTTCTGCGCCATTTTTGGCAGTCCGTTGCCTCAAACAGCTCGCTGACGAATGCGAAAACGCAGATATAGGTCGAATTATTCGCGAAGATTTCTACGTGGACGATCTTATCACAGGCTGCGATACTGTTGAAGGCTTACTACAAATCCGCAAGCAGATCACTCAAGTGCTCGCCTCCGGTTGCTTCAATTTAAGAAAATTCAAGTCAAATGTTTCAACTTGCAGTGATGATAGTTCTGCGATCAATAACAACGGTACCGTCGATTTCAGCGAGCATGAGCCGTCAAAAACACTTGGATTAATTTGGTCTCCGTCCACAGATGAATTACTATTcaacataaaaaattatgttcCATCTAACGCTGATGTCACTAAAAGAGTTCTTCTTTCAACAATTGCGCAAATCTTTGATCCGTTAGGGCTAATAAGCATTTTCACTATAaacggaaaaaatattttgcaacgCTTATGGCTTCACAAATTAAATTGGGATGATCCCATACCTGAAGATGTTTTAAATTCTTGgtctaaattttttaaaagtctCAATCAACTAAACGATTTAAAAATACCACGACACGTAGTGTGTCACAACCCTCAGGACATTCAGTTCCACATTTTCTGCGACGCATCTAAGGACGCATACGGCGCTTGCGTTTATGTTCGATCAGTCAGCACTACGGGCGCTGTCAAAGTgcatttattatgttcaaaaactCGCGTGTCGCCTATAAAGCCAACATCTATGCCGCGTCTCGAACTCTGTGGTGCTTCAATGGCCGCAAAATTACTCGAAAAGGTGCTAACAACAACTCGTTTACCCTACAGCAGTTGTTTTTTATGGACAGACTCATCAGTTGTACTTAGTTGGTTAAAAACTCAACCCAATAAATTAAAACAGTTCGTTCGTAATCGAGTCTCAGATATATTGGAAAGGACTAAAAACTATCCGTGGCGTCACGTGCCTACTGCCTCCAATCCAGCAGATCTTTTAAGCAGAGGAGTTGGCAGTAATCagccaaacaaattgaatttttGGCTAAACGGACCTAATTTTTTACTTGATAATGAGAACAACTGGCCAAACAAAACCTTTAAATATATAGAATCAGACTTACCAGAAGTGGTTTCAGCGGTGGCATTATCCGCTGAGCCAAGCGAACGACTTCCTTTTTCTCGTTTTTCCAATTTGTTAAAACTCAAAAATACATGCGCCTACATTTTGcgctttataaataattgtcGTAAATCTAAAAGCGACCGACTATTGGGTCCCCTCACTTTAGGAGAAAAACAGCAAGCGTTTAacactttaataaaattatcacaatTCGAGTGTTTCCCAGAATATTACACGATAGCATTGGGCAAGCCACTACCGACAAAGAACAAATTACTATCATTAAGCCCGTTCGTTGATGACAGCGGTTTGCTTAGAGTAGGTGGTCGAATAAAAAACGGCAATTTCTCGTTTGACAAAAAACATCCAATTTTGATAACATCTACACACCCACTTACTAAATTAATATTCCAAAGTGAACATTTTCGTTTAATGCACGCGGGCCCACAACTTTTACTTGCGTCCATTCGAGAGCAATTTTGGCCACTTGGAGGTCGAAATCTAGCCAAAAGTACAGTGCACAAGTGCCACCGTTGCTTTCGAATGAAGGCACAATCAACCTCACCTGTTATGGGTAACTTGCCTAGGCAACGCCTACAGCCAGGTTACCCATTCCAGACGTCTGGAATGGACTATGCCGGTCCCATAATCGCACTCAATAGAAAGGGACGGGGTTGTAGAACTATTAAAGTCTACGTAGCAATCTTTGTCTGCTTCGCCACTAAAGGCTGTCACCTAGAGCTAGTGACAGACCTCTCTAAGGACTCGTTCTTGTCAGCGTTACGTCGTTTTATAGCGAGACGTTCTAGACCATCAACATTGTTCTCAGATAACGGAACTCAATTCGTGGGTGCTCGCAACGACCTTTATAAGTTCCTCAAATCTAATTCTGACTCAATTGTGAACTCTATGTCCGATGAAGGCATCGAGTTCAAGTTCATACCAGCGTACGCGCCCCATATGGGCGGTTTATGGGAATCGGGTGTGCGATCCTTTAAATCTCATTTAAATCGCGTCTTAGGAAACGCTCACTTAGATTTTGAAGACTTATATACTGTTCTTGTTCAAATAGAAGCAATACTAAATTCACGCCCCCTAACTCCCCTATCAAATGACCCACAAGACTTGACTCCACTGACTCCTGGACATTTTTTGGTTGGACGACCTCTAACGGCTCTACCAATGCCTGAATTACTGCACATCAAAGAACATCGACTCACTCGATTTGAAAGATTGGAGCAAATGCGACAGCACTTTTGGTCAAGATGGCACAAAGAGTACATCGCGGAATTGCAGCAACGCACCAAATGGCAAACCAGCAAGGGCCTCGTTCTGCAAGAAGGAACACTCGCACTAATCAAAGACGAAGCATTACCGCCAATGAAGTGGAGTCTCGGCCGTGTTATCAAGGTCCATCCGGGAAGCGATGGAGTCTCTCGAGTTGCAGATTTACAAACATCAAAAGGAGTAGTGCGTCGCGCATTCAACCGCATCTGTCCTCTTCCGGGGGAGGATGTTAACGATTCCTAA